A window of the Ostrea edulis chromosome 1, xbOstEdul1.1, whole genome shotgun sequence genome harbors these coding sequences:
- the LOC125663972 gene encoding kinesin-like protein KIFC3 isoform X6, which produces MLRMFIDMLKCLCLLDTMDAACVRPVDNPRSFMYSHLDWDLIQFDNLSEKNKKYKQKLEKEEMTKRQQMKILCKTQEISILEKDKLIGSLQSLVEEQENRILELEQGINGNTNQRLPGNANGGAYRRFVEDINRLHEEKINLTKRLELVQSEMENHSCINGVSDDSTQEIITRLEKENKELHEELNKYNKNSGQPSDMGPCHTDTEKQVEKLLSHNKELEEEVQEMRQSHARTTTLFEEGVIKHKGLEEELMKYREKLNKIQENLQKKTEELKDNDLKHREHVNKMLEENRVTSRRMRDLMVEVTHLQAREPEVVTKIKVQEVEVDSQRTLENLRACERERDDYRSKFEESQSQYSQVASLLEKEQTLSEQLSEEVNRQKEKLISIVQDTADKLEEAERDKEAAIQDVKKQMERNLKHLEARYTHLCEQASLILPAYQELEKSYVCLETECRQFPQLLQAAITDVNIQMCRAIKNIDDYNKDLVRRYHKEMQLRKKYHNELVELKGSIRVFCRVRPKIKEDGGGVMGNIVVDYDRDDNGLIYVNNKGRSQTFELDLIFTPESTQNQVFDEVQSLVTSCVDGYNVCIFAYGQTGSGKTYTMEGEKQNPGINQRALAMLFKETEDRGQDWTFNITVSVMEIYNEMIRDLLSGDPSYKMEVKMNPEGGLHVPGLCSETVKSVDDVNRVFALGQKNRATATTNMNEHSSRSHALLTVRVIGVNKTTNIKTVGKLNLVDLAGSERVSKSGADGTRLKEAQNINKSLSCLGDVIHALRSKQSHVPYRNSKLTYLLQDSLGGDSKTLMIVQIAPVEKNLGESVCSLNFAQRVRTVELGQASRQILQAGDEMNGVSPSKAPSTPSRTMSLNTPTGRQHTPVIMNRTPSSSTKGSSLRYPKN; this is translated from the exons aatttgtcagagaagaacaaaaaatacaaacagaaactGGAAAAAGAGGAGATGACAAAGAGGCAGCAGATGAAGATTTTGTGTAAAACACAAGAAATTAGTATACTGGAGAAAGATAAACTGATTGGTAGTCTGCAGAGTCTTGTGGAGGAGCAGGAGAACCGAATCCTGGAACTGGAGCAGGGCATCAATG GAAACACCAACCAGAGACTTCCCGGAAATGCTAATGGAGGTGCTTACAGAAGATTTGTGGAGGATATCAATCGTCTTCATGAAGAGAAAATTAACCTCACAAAGAGACTTGAATTAGTGCAATCAGAGATGGAGAATCATTCATGTATAAATGGAGTCAGTGATGACTCGACACAAGAAATCATCACACGGCTAGAGAAGGAGAACAAGGAATTACACGAGGAACTCAACAAGTACAACAAAAACAGTGGG CAGCCTTCAGACATGGGGCCTTGTCATACAGACACAGAAAAACAGGTGGAAAAACTCCTGTCTCATAACAAGGAACTAGAGGAGGAAGTGCAGGAAATGAGACAGTCCCATGCAAGGACGACCACTTTGTTTGAGGAGGGGGTTATAAAACACAAG GGCTTGGAAGAAGAATTGATGAAATACAGAGAAAAGCTCAACAAAATCCAGGAAAACTTGCAGAAGAAAACAGAGGAACTGAAGGACAATGATCTGAAACATCGAGAGCACGTGAACAAAATGTTAGAGGAGAACCGTGTGACCTCGAGGAGGATGAGGGACCTCATGGTAGAGGTGACACATCTACAGGCTAGGGAACCTGAG GTTGTCACCAAAATCAAAGTGCAGGAAGTAGAGGTGGATTCTCAGAGGACTCTAGAAAACCTGAGGGCCtgcgagagagagagggatGACTATCGCTCCAAGTTTGAGGAGAGTCAGTCACAGTACTCTCAAGTCGCCAGTCTCCTGGAGAAGGAGCAAACACTCAGCGAGCAATTATCAGAGGAG GTTAATAGACAGAAGGAGAAGTTAATAAGCATTGTTCAGGACACTGCTGACAAATTAGAGGAAGCCGAAAGAGATAAGGAAGCAGCCATTCAAGATGTGAAAAAGCAAATGGAAAGAAATCTCAAACATTTGGAG GCTCGATACACTCATCTATGTGAGCAGGCCTCCTTAATCTTACCAGCTTACCAGGAACTAGAGAAGTCGTATGTCTGTTTGGAGACAGAGTGTAGGCAGTTTCCCCAGTTACTGCAGGCAGCAATTACTGATGTCAACATTCAG ATGTGTCGggcaataaaaaatattgatgattacAACAAAGATCTGGTCCGTCGATATCACAAAGAGATGCAGCTTAGGAAGAAATATCACAATGAATTGGTAGAGCTGAAAG GCAGCATTAGAGTATTTTGTCGAGTTCGTCCAAAAATAAAGGAAGATGGTGGAGGCGTAATGGGAAATATTGTGGTGGACTATGACAGAGATGACAATGGACTCATCTATGTGAACAACAAAGGGAGATCACAGACGTTTGAACTTGATTTAATATTCACACCAGAGAGCACTCAAAATCAG GTGTTTGATGAGGTTCAGTCGCTCGTGACTTCCTGTGTGGACGGCTACAATGTCTGTATCTTTGCATATGGACAGACTGGCTCAGGAAAGACCTACACCATGGAG GGAGAGAAACAAAATCCTGGTATCAATCAACGAGCCTTGGCCATGTTGTTTAAGGAGACTGAGGACCGAGGCCAGGACTGGACGTTCAATATCACAGTCAGTGTCATGGAGATCTACAATGAAATGATCAG GGATCTGTTGAGCGGAGACCCGTCATACAAGATGGAAGTAAAAATGAATCCGGAGGGAGGGCTTCATGTTCCAGGCTTATGTTCTGAGACAGTCAAATCTGTAGACGATGTCAATCGG GTCTTTGCCCTTGGTCAGAAGAATCGAGCCACAGCCACAACAAATATGAATGAACACTCTTCTCGATCTCACGCCCTGCTGACGGTGCGGGTTATTGGTGTCAACAAAACTACTAATATTAAAACTGTGG GAAAACTGAACTTGGTAGATTTGGCTGGCTCTGAGCGAGTCAGTAAGTCTGGAGCAGATGGCACTCGTCTTAAGGAGGCACAGAACATCAACAAGTCGCTCTCCTGCCTCGGGGATGTCATTCATGCTCTACGTAGCAAGCAAAGTCATGTACCCTACAGAAACTCCAAACTCACCTACCTGCTGCAAGACTCACTTG GTGGAGACAGTAAGACCTTGATGATTGTACAGATTGCTCCAGTGGAGAAAAACCTTGGAGAGTCTGTATGCAGTTTAAACTTTGCTCAGCGAGTTAGAACTGTTGAGCTGGGTCAGGCGAGCAGACAAATATTGCAAGCAGGAGATGAG ATGAATGGAGTATCACCCAGCAAAGCCCCCTCCACCCCCAGCAGAACCATGAGTCTGAACACACCCACAGGTAGACAACATACCCCTGTCATAATGAACAGAACACCAAGCAGTTCCACTAAAGGATCATCTCTTCGT
- the LOC125663972 gene encoding kinesin-like protein KIFC3 isoform X5, with the protein MIRKFAFNKMSNKKVFASGAPKMKEPAFRTPMSYSPRIVGNKPVPSPSRSELWKKQLGFDDDIPVESPSESEDEDDPLDDSDNKENISIVEYKTLQKQLDERNTERDELLFTIRNLSEKNKKYKQKLEKEEMTKRQQMKILCKTQEISILEKDKLIGSLQSLVEEQENRILELEQGINGNTNQRLPGNANGGAYRRFVEDINRLHEEKINLTKRLELVQSEMENHSCINGVSDDSTQEIITRLEKENKELHEELNKYNKNSGQPSDMGPCHTDTEKQVEKLLSHNKELEEEVQEMRQSHARTTTLFEEGVIKHKGLEEELMKYREKLNKIQENLQKKTEELKDNDLKHREHVNKMLEENRVTSRRMRDLMVEVTHLQAREPEVVTKIKVQEVEVDSQRTLENLRACERERDDYRSKFEESQSQYSQVASLLEKEQTLSEQLSEEVNRQKEKLISIVQDTADKLEEAERDKEAAIQDVKKQMERNLKHLEARYTHLCEQASLILPAYQELEKSYVCLETECRQFPQLLQAAITDVNIQMCRAIKNIDDYNKDLVRRYHKEMQLRKKYHNELVELKGSIRVFCRVRPKIKEDGGGVMGNIVVDYDRDDNGLIYVNNKGRSQTFELDLIFTPESTQNQVFDEVQSLVTSCVDGYNVCIFAYGQTGSGKTYTMEGEKQNPGINQRALAMLFKETEDRGQDWTFNITVSVMEIYNEMIRDLLSGDPSYKMEVKMNPEGGLHVPGLCSETVKSVDDVNRVFALGQKNRATATTNMNEHSSRSHALLTVRVIGVNKTTNIKTVGKLNLVDLAGSERVSKSGADGTRLKEAQNINKSLSCLGDVIHALRSKQSHVPYRNSKLTYLLQDSLGGDSKTLMIVQIAPVEKNLGESVCSLNFAQRVRTVELGQASRQILQAGDENVHNKGFKYTP; encoded by the exons ATAACAAAGAGAATATATCTATTGTGGAATACAAGACATTACAGAAACAGCTGGATGAGAGAAACACTGAGAGAGATGAACTCCTATTTACCATCAGA aatttgtcagagaagaacaaaaaatacaaacagaaactGGAAAAAGAGGAGATGACAAAGAGGCAGCAGATGAAGATTTTGTGTAAAACACAAGAAATTAGTATACTGGAGAAAGATAAACTGATTGGTAGTCTGCAGAGTCTTGTGGAGGAGCAGGAGAACCGAATCCTGGAACTGGAGCAGGGCATCAATG GAAACACCAACCAGAGACTTCCCGGAAATGCTAATGGAGGTGCTTACAGAAGATTTGTGGAGGATATCAATCGTCTTCATGAAGAGAAAATTAACCTCACAAAGAGACTTGAATTAGTGCAATCAGAGATGGAGAATCATTCATGTATAAATGGAGTCAGTGATGACTCGACACAAGAAATCATCACACGGCTAGAGAAGGAGAACAAGGAATTACACGAGGAACTCAACAAGTACAACAAAAACAGTGGG CAGCCTTCAGACATGGGGCCTTGTCATACAGACACAGAAAAACAGGTGGAAAAACTCCTGTCTCATAACAAGGAACTAGAGGAGGAAGTGCAGGAAATGAGACAGTCCCATGCAAGGACGACCACTTTGTTTGAGGAGGGGGTTATAAAACACAAG GGCTTGGAAGAAGAATTGATGAAATACAGAGAAAAGCTCAACAAAATCCAGGAAAACTTGCAGAAGAAAACAGAGGAACTGAAGGACAATGATCTGAAACATCGAGAGCACGTGAACAAAATGTTAGAGGAGAACCGTGTGACCTCGAGGAGGATGAGGGACCTCATGGTAGAGGTGACACATCTACAGGCTAGGGAACCTGAG GTTGTCACCAAAATCAAAGTGCAGGAAGTAGAGGTGGATTCTCAGAGGACTCTAGAAAACCTGAGGGCCtgcgagagagagagggatGACTATCGCTCCAAGTTTGAGGAGAGTCAGTCACAGTACTCTCAAGTCGCCAGTCTCCTGGAGAAGGAGCAAACACTCAGCGAGCAATTATCAGAGGAG GTTAATAGACAGAAGGAGAAGTTAATAAGCATTGTTCAGGACACTGCTGACAAATTAGAGGAAGCCGAAAGAGATAAGGAAGCAGCCATTCAAGATGTGAAAAAGCAAATGGAAAGAAATCTCAAACATTTGGAG GCTCGATACACTCATCTATGTGAGCAGGCCTCCTTAATCTTACCAGCTTACCAGGAACTAGAGAAGTCGTATGTCTGTTTGGAGACAGAGTGTAGGCAGTTTCCCCAGTTACTGCAGGCAGCAATTACTGATGTCAACATTCAG ATGTGTCGggcaataaaaaatattgatgattacAACAAAGATCTGGTCCGTCGATATCACAAAGAGATGCAGCTTAGGAAGAAATATCACAATGAATTGGTAGAGCTGAAAG GCAGCATTAGAGTATTTTGTCGAGTTCGTCCAAAAATAAAGGAAGATGGTGGAGGCGTAATGGGAAATATTGTGGTGGACTATGACAGAGATGACAATGGACTCATCTATGTGAACAACAAAGGGAGATCACAGACGTTTGAACTTGATTTAATATTCACACCAGAGAGCACTCAAAATCAG GTGTTTGATGAGGTTCAGTCGCTCGTGACTTCCTGTGTGGACGGCTACAATGTCTGTATCTTTGCATATGGACAGACTGGCTCAGGAAAGACCTACACCATGGAG GGAGAGAAACAAAATCCTGGTATCAATCAACGAGCCTTGGCCATGTTGTTTAAGGAGACTGAGGACCGAGGCCAGGACTGGACGTTCAATATCACAGTCAGTGTCATGGAGATCTACAATGAAATGATCAG GGATCTGTTGAGCGGAGACCCGTCATACAAGATGGAAGTAAAAATGAATCCGGAGGGAGGGCTTCATGTTCCAGGCTTATGTTCTGAGACAGTCAAATCTGTAGACGATGTCAATCGG GTCTTTGCCCTTGGTCAGAAGAATCGAGCCACAGCCACAACAAATATGAATGAACACTCTTCTCGATCTCACGCCCTGCTGACGGTGCGGGTTATTGGTGTCAACAAAACTACTAATATTAAAACTGTGG GAAAACTGAACTTGGTAGATTTGGCTGGCTCTGAGCGAGTCAGTAAGTCTGGAGCAGATGGCACTCGTCTTAAGGAGGCACAGAACATCAACAAGTCGCTCTCCTGCCTCGGGGATGTCATTCATGCTCTACGTAGCAAGCAAAGTCATGTACCCTACAGAAACTCCAAACTCACCTACCTGCTGCAAGACTCACTTG GTGGAGACAGTAAGACCTTGATGATTGTACAGATTGCTCCAGTGGAGAAAAACCTTGGAGAGTCTGTATGCAGTTTAAACTTTGCTCAGCGAGTTAGAACTGTTGAGCTGGGTCAGGCGAGCAGACAAATATTGCAAGCAGGAGATGAG AATGTACATAATAAAGGATTTAAGTACACCCCATGA